One window of the Marinilactibacillus sp. Marseille-P9653 genome contains the following:
- a CDS encoding acyl-[acyl-carrier-protein] thioesterase translates to MPARKYHNTKEISYYMCDRTHTLTLPMLINLILEVSGEQSDQLGMGEHVMEEMGYSWIILQYEFHISKFPENKETIEIETYATEYNKLFCYRDFIVRDDEGTELIKIHSTFALFDRANRKMARIPEDIVEPFEAAFTKKVKRTPKPAELDEETARSQPFHVRYFDIDTNQHVNNSKYLDWTLNTLGGAFLSEHKMVYANVKYDKEVHENQMIQSLVSIEKTKDKTITAHKIRTDGVANCSASFEWKLQS, encoded by the coding sequence ATGCCAGCAAGAAAATACCATAATACCAAAGAAATTAGTTATTATATGTGTGATCGCACGCATACACTAACACTCCCAATGCTCATCAATCTGATTTTAGAAGTTTCAGGAGAACAGTCAGATCAGCTTGGTATGGGAGAACATGTTATGGAAGAAATGGGTTACTCGTGGATTATTTTACAATATGAGTTTCATATTTCGAAATTCCCCGAAAACAAAGAGACGATAGAAATCGAGACTTACGCAACGGAATACAACAAATTATTTTGTTATCGAGATTTTATTGTACGGGATGACGAGGGAACAGAACTTATCAAAATTCACTCGACATTTGCTTTGTTTGATCGTGCTAATCGTAAAATGGCAAGAATACCAGAAGATATTGTTGAACCATTTGAGGCGGCGTTCACTAAAAAAGTGAAAAGAACGCCTAAGCCTGCTGAACTAGATGAAGAGACAGCTCGTTCACAGCCTTTCCATGTCAGATATTTTGATATTGATACCAATCAGCATGTGAATAATTCAAAGTATTTGGATTGGACTTTGAATACTCTGGGCGGAGCATTTTTATCTGAACATAAAATGGTCTATGCAAATGTAAAATATGATAAAGAAGTACATGAAAATCAAATGATTCAGAGTTTAGTTAGTATTGAAAAAACAAAGGATAAAACCATTACTGCGCACAAGATTAGAACAGATGGTGTAGCAAACTGTAGTGCCAGTTTTGAATGGAAACTTCAATCCTAA
- a CDS encoding LacI family DNA-binding transcriptional regulator — MVTIKDIAQRAGVAKSTVSRYLNNGSVSQKTRTKLDEIVKETGYTPNTFARSLKANKTNMIGVIIPRLNSASTNEVLNGIDEKARENGYELIITNANQDRERELGNIQTLVKQKVEGIILLAREITESHQSLIQEANLPFLVLGQRAESIHSIAYADYEAGQKIGRYAMELGHKSFLFFGVSEQDKAVGVERKQGFMDSLKEEKGMSVEIIETSFSKRIAYQDALKALPDTSASYIVCATDNIAIAVLKAAIEMNYAVPKDFSISGFGGYEETDYVQPSITTMSYPYKDMGIQAVEYLTELINGTEIPYETLLQNELVIKNSTRTKKKA, encoded by the coding sequence GTGGTCACCATCAAAGATATCGCTCAAAGAGCGGGTGTTGCCAAAAGCACAGTATCCAGGTATTTGAATAACGGATCTGTCAGTCAAAAAACTCGAACCAAACTCGATGAGATCGTAAAAGAGACAGGTTATACACCAAATACATTTGCTAGAAGTTTGAAAGCAAACAAAACGAATATGATTGGAGTCATCATTCCGCGTCTGAATTCTGCTTCTACTAATGAAGTGTTGAACGGTATCGATGAAAAGGCTAGAGAAAATGGGTACGAGCTGATCATTACGAATGCGAATCAAGATAGAGAAAGAGAACTTGGCAATATCCAGACGCTCGTTAAGCAAAAAGTGGAAGGGATTATATTGCTTGCCAGAGAAATCACAGAGAGCCACCAATCGCTTATTCAAGAAGCCAATCTACCTTTTCTTGTATTAGGACAAAGAGCGGAATCGATACATTCCATCGCTTATGCAGATTATGAAGCGGGACAAAAGATCGGTCGTTACGCAATGGAGTTAGGACATAAATCATTTTTATTTTTTGGCGTGTCAGAACAAGATAAGGCAGTAGGGGTAGAAAGAAAACAAGGATTTATGGATAGTCTTAAAGAAGAAAAGGGCATGTCTGTTGAAATCATCGAGACTAGCTTCTCTAAACGAATCGCCTATCAAGATGCATTAAAAGCTCTTCCTGATACTAGTGCTTCCTATATTGTCTGTGCCACCGACAATATAGCCATTGCTGTACTAAAAGCAGCCATCGAAATGAATTATGCGGTTCCAAAAGATTTCTCTATCAGTGGATTTGGTGGATACGAAGAAACCGATTATGTTCAACCAAGTATTACGACAATGAGTTACCCCTATAAAGATATGGGAATTCAAGCAGTAGAGTATTTAACGGAACTGATTAATGGAACGGAAATTCCTTATGAAACGTTACTGCAAAACGAATTAGTGATTAAAAATTCAACTAGAACAAAGAAGAAAGCCTAA
- a CDS encoding PTS transporter subunit EIIC: MKYNETIDKLIEVVGGEDNIRNFEHCATRLRIILKDDSKLNKDKVDEVPESKGYFFNTGQHQFIFGTGKVNAVYSEMEQRLGDKSSENSSGGFKDDVYQNLNPLQKIVRTLADILVPLIPVLVTTGLLMGIRGFILELGVEMSPDWLTMFEMLTDTAFAFLPVLIAFSATRKFGGNPILGIVVGLMLVAPQLPNAYAVAGGEAESLTLLGIDIIGYQGSVIPAILAGWMISRLERLFRSFVPQMMDLIVTPFLTITITISVMLFLLGPIVQIAESGVINSIIYLIEAPFGIGYIIYAGFQQVITITGLHHSISIIEISLLNDGGTNVLNTLGTASMAGQFGAAVSAALLMSSKLKRSNALSASASTLFGITEPLLFGVSLRSMRVFGSGMVGGAAGGLVTALLGLSATGMGITFIPGLLLYTNSVSSMLQYLLVIAVAFAVGFVLVKVQSRPVQAELNAK, encoded by the coding sequence ATGAAATATAACGAGACAATTGATAAGTTGATTGAAGTTGTAGGTGGAGAAGACAATATTCGAAATTTTGAGCATTGTGCAACGAGACTTCGAATTATTCTAAAAGATGATAGTAAATTAAATAAAGATAAAGTAGATGAGGTTCCGGAAAGTAAGGGCTACTTTTTCAATACCGGTCAGCACCAGTTTATATTCGGGACAGGAAAAGTGAATGCTGTTTATAGCGAAATGGAACAAAGATTAGGAGACAAGTCTTCAGAAAACTCTTCAGGCGGCTTTAAAGATGATGTATATCAGAATCTAAATCCTTTACAAAAAATTGTGCGTACATTGGCAGATATTCTAGTTCCTTTGATTCCAGTGCTTGTTACGACAGGTTTATTGATGGGGATTAGAGGCTTTATTCTCGAACTAGGCGTTGAAATGAGCCCAGACTGGTTAACAATGTTCGAGATGTTGACCGATACAGCTTTTGCATTCTTACCTGTACTGATTGCTTTTAGTGCAACGCGTAAATTTGGCGGTAATCCAATTTTAGGGATTGTAGTGGGGCTAATGCTTGTTGCACCGCAATTACCTAATGCTTATGCAGTAGCCGGAGGAGAAGCGGAGTCGTTGACCTTGCTGGGGATTGATATCATCGGCTATCAGGGATCTGTGATTCCAGCAATTTTAGCTGGTTGGATGATTTCTAGGCTAGAGCGTCTATTTAGAAGTTTTGTGCCACAAATGATGGATTTAATTGTCACACCATTTTTGACAATTACAATCACGATTTCAGTTATGCTGTTTCTATTAGGACCGATTGTTCAGATTGCTGAATCTGGTGTGATTAATAGTATTATTTATCTGATAGAAGCACCATTTGGAATAGGGTATATTATTTATGCAGGCTTCCAGCAAGTCATTACCATTACAGGTCTCCACCACTCCATCAGTATTATCGAAATCAGTTTATTGAATGATGGTGGAACAAATGTATTGAACACACTTGGAACCGCTAGTATGGCTGGACAGTTCGGAGCAGCGGTGAGTGCGGCCTTACTGATGAGCAGCAAGTTGAAACGCTCCAATGCGTTGAGTGCAAGTGCATCTACCTTATTTGGAATCACTGAACCACTCCTATTCGGTGTTAGTTTGAGATCCATGCGTGTATTTGGTTCTGGCATGGTCGGAGGAGCAGCTGGAGGACTCGTAACTGCTCTTCTAGGTCTTTCTGCAACTGGTATGGGGATCACTTTTATTCCCGGTCTGTTACTGTATACAAATAGTGTAAGTAGCATGTTGCAATATCTACTCGTGATTGCTGTTGCATTTGCTGTAGGATTTGTATTGGTTAAAGTTCAAAGTCGACCAGTACAAGCAGAATTGAATGCAAAGTAA